From the Microbacterium sp. W4I4 genome, one window contains:
- a CDS encoding alpha/beta hydrolase fold domain-containing protein: MIIPEAVIPVYLKATRARAPFVSIESAGHAVRHAERRSARRRPPRLRSDVRIHAMRVHGAPVYVLTPAAGTPSGAVVYVHGGGWIHRIAPQHWSLTAQLAVEANVAVAVPMYPLLPSGSAQIAQELVLAIVHELRNEHGDVQLIGDSAGGQIALSAAQTLRDQGVPSVRTVLIAPALDLTFSNPSIPEVQPDDPWLAPGGARELGRRWAGDLDARDPVVSPLFGQFDGLGPMLVLSGTHDILNPDARIVVDRARAAGVDVRLIERAGALHVFPLLPTRSGRDARTEIVSAVGA; encoded by the coding sequence GTGATCATCCCCGAGGCCGTCATCCCGGTCTATCTGAAGGCGACCCGCGCGCGAGCGCCGTTCGTCAGCATCGAGTCGGCCGGACACGCGGTCCGGCACGCCGAGCGGCGGTCCGCCCGGCGCCGTCCGCCCAGGCTGCGGTCGGATGTCCGCATCCACGCGATGCGGGTGCACGGCGCGCCCGTGTACGTCCTGACCCCCGCCGCGGGCACACCGTCGGGAGCCGTCGTCTACGTGCACGGAGGCGGCTGGATCCACCGGATCGCCCCGCAGCACTGGTCGCTGACGGCCCAGCTCGCCGTCGAGGCGAACGTCGCGGTGGCCGTGCCCATGTACCCGTTGCTTCCCTCCGGCAGCGCACAGATCGCACAAGAGCTGGTCCTCGCGATCGTCCACGAGCTCAGGAACGAGCACGGCGACGTCCAGCTGATCGGCGACTCCGCAGGCGGGCAGATCGCCCTCTCGGCAGCGCAGACGCTCCGCGATCAGGGCGTGCCCTCCGTCCGCACCGTGCTGATCGCTCCGGCCCTCGATCTGACGTTCTCGAACCCGTCGATTCCGGAGGTGCAGCCGGATGACCCGTGGCTCGCACCCGGTGGGGCGCGAGAGCTCGGACGCCGGTGGGCCGGAGACCTCGATGCGCGGGATCCCGTCGTCAGTCCGCTCTTCGGACAGTTCGACGGGCTCGGGCCGATGCTCGTCCTCAGCGGCACTCACGACATCCTGAATCCCGACGCCCGCATCGTGGTCGACCGGGCGCGCGCGGCGGGCGTGGACGTTCGGCTGATCGAGCGCGCCGGCGCCCTGCACGTCTTCCCCCTCCTGCCCACGCGAAGCGGCCGGGACGCCCGGACGGAGATCGTGTCGGCGGTGGGCGCCTGA
- a CDS encoding cation diffusion facilitator family transporter: MPHSHDAADSIDDAMEANSAGIRALKVSLVLMLITTALQAIVVAFSGSVALLADTIHNLSDALTAVPLWIAFVLGRRAASRRYTFGFGRAEDLAGLFIVFVIALSAILAAWQSIDRILHPQPLENIGWVIAAGVIGFLGNEAVAVYRIRVGRRIGSAALVADGVHARTDGFTSLAVVIGGIGVLAGLPLADPIVGLIISAAILVLLIGTIRSVGRRLLDGIEPELVDRVEHALEHVDGLVSIDRIRLRWVGHRLQGDALVTVDGRHPDAVDAAERSVREHLPNVDDFLVRGRVSGF, translated from the coding sequence GTGCCGCATTCTCACGACGCCGCCGACTCCATCGACGACGCGATGGAGGCCAATTCTGCCGGCATCCGCGCGCTGAAGGTCAGCCTGGTGCTGATGCTGATCACCACGGCTCTGCAGGCGATCGTCGTCGCCTTCAGCGGATCCGTCGCGCTGCTCGCCGACACGATCCACAATCTGTCCGATGCACTCACCGCGGTGCCGCTCTGGATCGCCTTCGTGCTGGGGCGCCGCGCGGCATCCCGCCGCTACACCTTCGGCTTCGGGCGCGCCGAAGACCTCGCGGGACTCTTCATCGTGTTCGTCATCGCGCTGTCGGCGATCCTCGCCGCGTGGCAGTCCATCGACCGCATCCTGCATCCGCAACCGCTGGAGAACATCGGCTGGGTGATCGCCGCCGGCGTGATCGGGTTCCTAGGCAACGAGGCCGTCGCGGTCTACCGCATCCGCGTCGGCCGCCGCATCGGCTCGGCGGCTCTCGTCGCCGACGGCGTGCACGCGCGCACCGACGGCTTCACCTCGCTCGCCGTCGTGATCGGCGGCATCGGCGTGCTGGCAGGGCTCCCGCTGGCGGATCCCATCGTCGGACTGATCATCTCCGCTGCCATCCTCGTGTTGCTGATCGGTACCATCCGCAGTGTGGGGCGGCGGCTCCTCGACGGCATCGAGCCCGAGCTCGTCGACCGCGTGGAGCATGCGCTCGAGCATGTGGACGGGCTGGTCAGCATCGATCGCATTCGCCTGCGCTGGGTCGGTCACCGCCTGCAGGGTGATGCGCTCGTGACGGTCGATGGGCGGCATCCGGATGCCGTGGATGCCGCCGAACGCAGTGTGCGCGAGCATCTTCCGAACGTGGACGACTTCCTCGTCAGAGGGAGAGTCTCCGGGTTCTGA
- a CDS encoding metalloregulator ArsR/SmtB family transcription factor: MSADTRRCGYTPDSSFVELAVEVFGMLADATRVRIILALQDAEELSVNHLADIVDKSPAAVSQHLAKLRLARIVATRQDGQRVFYRLENEHASELVASAIFQAEHSLGGTPRHHHQDRAGE, encoded by the coding sequence ATGAGTGCAGATACGCGGAGATGCGGATACACGCCGGACAGTTCCTTCGTCGAGCTGGCGGTGGAGGTGTTCGGGATGCTGGCGGATGCCACGCGAGTGCGGATCATCCTCGCGCTGCAGGATGCCGAGGAGCTCTCGGTCAACCACCTCGCCGACATCGTCGACAAGTCGCCCGCGGCCGTCTCTCAGCATCTCGCGAAGCTGCGTCTCGCGCGGATCGTCGCGACCAGGCAGGACGGGCAACGGGTCTTCTACCGGCTCGAGAACGAGCACGCCTCCGAGCTCGTCGCCTCTGCGATCTTCCAGGCCGAGCACTCCCTCGGCGGGACGCCGCGGCACCACCATCAGGATCGAGCAGGCGAATGA
- a CDS encoding VOC family protein — protein sequence MTDYFNAFEMSPVPDGPDAVAPDPFLGIYAMPMFVKIQTRDLHASTEFWVNGLGFVDFFSVPGQIVHLRRWAFQDVLLVPAEDAAPPSASTVHVFVSCVLSQLESVAASCRALSPDSVTGPYDTAWRTRDISVVTPEGANVTFTAATPFIADSDVGRDFASVGILSPDDVEGGAE from the coding sequence ATGACTGACTATTTCAATGCATTCGAGATGAGCCCCGTCCCCGACGGCCCGGACGCCGTCGCTCCGGACCCGTTTCTCGGCATCTACGCGATGCCGATGTTCGTGAAGATCCAGACGAGAGACCTTCACGCGTCGACGGAGTTCTGGGTCAACGGACTCGGGTTCGTCGACTTCTTCAGCGTTCCCGGGCAGATAGTGCATCTGCGACGGTGGGCCTTCCAGGACGTCCTGCTCGTTCCCGCCGAAGATGCCGCTCCGCCGTCGGCATCCACCGTGCACGTGTTCGTCTCGTGCGTCCTCTCCCAGCTCGAGTCCGTAGCCGCCTCGTGCCGGGCCCTGTCGCCGGATTCGGTGACCGGGCCGTACGACACGGCGTGGAGAACTCGCGATATCTCCGTCGTCACCCCGGAAGGGGCGAATGTCACGTTCACGGCGGCGACTCCGTTCATCGCCGACAGCGACGTGGGGCGCGATTTCGCATCCGTCGGCATCCTCAGCCCGGATGACGTAGAGGGAGGAGCAGAATGA
- a CDS encoding MerR family transcriptional regulator, protein MVDNEIDEDATVGVAADLLGLTVRTLHHWDEIGLASPSRRTSAGYRLYTWDDLERLSRVVAYREAGLTLDAIREVLDDATAEIGDTLREQRAQLAEKIVELQKLDERLERMTDAHERGILMSDDEQREVFGEEWDPQQSRAARFVWGGSRQWAQFAERSASRSPDQWRALSEAMSALQRDLADAVSREVEPGSEEADGLVERHRELFSNFFPLTRQMQVCLGRMFEADPGFSAYYNGIGEGLSAWFRQSIDESARHHGIDPDAATWE, encoded by the coding sequence ATGGTCGACAACGAGATCGATGAGGATGCGACGGTCGGCGTGGCCGCCGACCTCCTCGGGTTGACCGTGCGCACTCTCCACCACTGGGACGAGATCGGCCTTGCATCGCCGTCCCGCCGCACTTCTGCCGGGTACCGCCTGTACACGTGGGATGACCTCGAACGCCTCAGTCGCGTCGTCGCCTACCGCGAAGCCGGGCTCACCTTGGACGCGATTCGGGAGGTGCTCGATGACGCGACTGCCGAGATCGGAGACACCCTGCGCGAGCAGCGGGCCCAGCTGGCTGAGAAGATCGTCGAACTGCAGAAGCTCGATGAACGACTCGAACGCATGACGGATGCGCACGAGCGCGGCATCCTCATGAGCGACGACGAGCAGCGCGAGGTCTTCGGCGAAGAATGGGATCCACAGCAATCGCGCGCGGCGCGCTTCGTCTGGGGAGGATCCAGACAGTGGGCACAGTTCGCCGAACGCTCCGCGTCCCGCTCTCCGGATCAGTGGCGCGCGCTCTCCGAGGCCATGTCTGCTCTCCAGCGCGACCTCGCTGACGCGGTGAGTCGAGAAGTGGAGCCCGGGAGCGAGGAGGCCGACGGGCTCGTCGAACGCCACCGGGAGCTGTTCTCGAACTTCTTCCCCCTGACGCGGCAGATGCAGGTCTGCCTGGGCCGGATGTTCGAGGCCGACCCGGGGTTCTCGGCGTACTACAACGGGATCGGCGAAGGCCTGTCCGCGTGGTTCCGCCAGAGCATCGACGAATCGGCGCGCCACCACGGCATCGATCCGGATGCCGCGACCTGGGAGTAG
- the nhaA gene encoding Na+/H+ antiporter NhaA, with translation MDKSFSRLTRVRAVFPSASRIESRRIGEILRKETVGGILLVALAAIALLWANSPWAEAYFALRDFEIGYEPWHLRLSLGAWAADGLLAIFFFLVGLELKREFVAGDLRKFSTAVVPIVAAVGGVIVPAVIYLAVVAGSAEESHGWAIPTATDIAFAVAVLALIGSHLPSALRIFLLTLAVVDDLIAIGIIAVFYTETIKLLPLVLAFLAIAVYGMIAQRYRDFFHLRPTAAWLILLPIGVGAWALVHASGIHATIAGVLLGFTIPVLHKRSGHGTDAAPGLAEVFEHRFRPLSTGFAVPVFAFFSAGVALGGGEGFASAFADPVVVGIVIALVIGKPLGITAATWIITRLRRINLDPSLRWIDMIGVGLLAGIGFTVSLLVAELSFAVTSEHHDHAKVAILIASVIAAGGASVLLGARNRRYRRLARSDDGT, from the coding sequence ATGGACAAGTCCTTCTCGCGACTCACCAGAGTCCGCGCCGTCTTCCCCTCCGCCTCCCGCATCGAGTCACGCCGCATCGGCGAGATCCTGCGCAAGGAGACCGTCGGCGGAATCCTCCTCGTCGCACTCGCGGCGATCGCGTTGCTGTGGGCGAACTCGCCCTGGGCAGAGGCGTACTTCGCGCTGCGTGACTTCGAGATCGGGTACGAGCCCTGGCATCTGCGCCTGAGTCTCGGCGCCTGGGCCGCAGACGGTCTGCTCGCCATCTTCTTCTTCCTCGTCGGCCTCGAGCTCAAGCGGGAGTTCGTCGCCGGGGACCTGCGCAAGTTCAGCACCGCCGTGGTCCCGATCGTCGCTGCCGTCGGCGGCGTGATCGTGCCCGCCGTGATCTACCTCGCCGTGGTGGCCGGATCCGCCGAGGAATCTCACGGGTGGGCGATCCCTACCGCGACCGACATCGCGTTCGCGGTCGCCGTGCTCGCGCTCATCGGATCGCATCTCCCCAGCGCGCTGCGGATCTTCCTGCTCACCCTGGCGGTCGTCGATGACCTCATCGCGATCGGCATCATCGCGGTGTTCTACACCGAGACGATCAAGCTCCTTCCCCTGGTGCTCGCGTTCCTCGCGATCGCGGTGTACGGCATGATCGCGCAGCGGTACCGGGACTTCTTCCACCTGCGTCCGACGGCCGCCTGGCTGATCCTGCTGCCCATCGGCGTGGGCGCGTGGGCGCTCGTCCACGCGTCGGGCATCCACGCCACGATCGCCGGTGTGCTGCTCGGCTTCACGATCCCGGTGCTCCACAAGCGGTCCGGTCACGGGACCGATGCCGCTCCCGGGCTCGCCGAGGTCTTCGAGCACCGGTTCCGCCCGCTGTCGACTGGCTTCGCAGTGCCGGTGTTCGCGTTCTTCTCCGCGGGCGTGGCGCTCGGCGGTGGGGAAGGTTTCGCGTCGGCGTTCGCAGACCCGGTCGTCGTCGGGATCGTCATCGCTCTCGTCATCGGGAAGCCGCTCGGCATCACTGCGGCGACCTGGATCATCACCAGACTCCGACGCATCAACCTCGACCCGTCGCTGAGATGGATCGACATGATCGGCGTCGGCCTCCTCGCCGGCATCGGGTTCACGGTCTCGCTTCTGGTGGCCGAGCTCAGTTTCGCCGTCACGAGTGAGCATCACGACCACGCCAAGGTCGCCATCCTGATCGCATCCGTCATCGCGGCCGGCGGAGCGTCCGTGCTCCTCGGGGCCCGCAACCGCCGCTACCGACGGCTCGCGCGCTCTGACGACGGGACCTGA
- a CDS encoding TetR family transcriptional regulator, producing MRSASEDLTTRARIRDAAIARFGQQGFAATSLRQIAQDATVSPALILHHFGSKDGLREACDTHVVSEFLSERDGMTGADASRLMREALDSLEGRNVALDYLAGMLVDDSAASDRLFDSFLAGTREMLREQVAAGTMREQTDLEATAVYMTLYGLGPVILRRHLARAFGESTLTTSLLERSTIPVLELYTHGLYADDRLLVAAKEALSRRSGPRSDKGVNDPNQDPDPPR from the coding sequence ATGCGTTCAGCATCCGAAGATCTCACGACCAGGGCGCGCATTCGCGACGCGGCGATCGCGCGGTTCGGCCAGCAAGGATTCGCCGCCACAAGTCTGCGACAGATCGCACAGGACGCCACGGTGAGTCCGGCGCTCATCCTGCACCACTTCGGCAGCAAGGACGGGTTGCGGGAAGCGTGCGACACCCACGTCGTGAGCGAGTTCCTCTCCGAGCGCGACGGGATGACCGGCGCCGACGCGTCACGCCTGATGCGGGAGGCGCTGGACTCGCTGGAGGGGCGCAACGTGGCCCTGGACTATCTCGCAGGGATGCTCGTCGACGACTCCGCCGCATCCGACCGGCTCTTCGACTCGTTCCTCGCCGGCACTCGAGAGATGCTGCGCGAACAGGTCGCCGCGGGCACGATGCGCGAGCAGACCGACCTCGAAGCCACAGCCGTGTACATGACGCTCTACGGCCTCGGTCCCGTCATCCTGCGCCGCCACCTCGCGCGCGCCTTCGGAGAGAGCACGCTGACGACGTCGTTGCTGGAACGCTCGACGATCCCCGTGCTGGAGCTGTACACGCACGGGCTCTATGCCGACGACCGATTGCTTGTCGCCGCGAAAGAGGCACTGTCCCGGCGCAGCGGCCCTCGTTCGGACAAAGGAGTGAACGACCCGAACCAGGACCCGGATCCGCCGCGCTGA
- a CDS encoding ABC transporter ATP-binding protein, translating into MNPAIELTRLRKQYGRRTAVDSLDLRIETGTVFGLIGPNGAGKTTTLRMILDIIRPTAGAIRVLGEDPRQGGPALRRRIGFIPGELRLDGRVTGQRMLDFYGELSGPVGPGTIRGLADRLDLDLSRPVHALSKGNKQKLGIVQAFMHEPPLLVLDEPTSGLDPLVQREFLHLITDARDRGQTVLLSSHVLSEIQQTADAVAVLSQGKVVAEGDVASLRLGAIRRVRVGLAATNETVIREQLGALPHISELDVRGETDTVRVSATVEGDIDPLVKVLARHRVIDLAIEEPDLEESVLRLYGESSRPEAGERDA; encoded by the coding sequence ATGAACCCTGCCATCGAACTGACCCGTCTTCGCAAGCAGTACGGTCGACGCACGGCCGTCGACTCCCTCGACCTGCGCATCGAGACCGGCACCGTCTTCGGGCTCATCGGCCCCAACGGCGCTGGGAAGACCACCACGCTGCGCATGATCCTCGACATCATCCGTCCCACGGCAGGCGCCATCCGGGTCCTGGGCGAGGACCCGCGCCAGGGCGGTCCCGCGCTTCGACGACGCATCGGCTTCATCCCCGGCGAACTCCGGCTCGATGGCCGGGTGACCGGACAGCGCATGCTCGACTTCTACGGGGAGCTTTCCGGGCCAGTGGGACCTGGAACGATCCGCGGCCTCGCCGACCGCCTCGACCTCGATCTGAGCCGCCCGGTGCACGCGCTCTCGAAGGGCAACAAGCAGAAGCTCGGCATCGTCCAGGCCTTCATGCACGAACCGCCGCTGCTCGTTCTGGACGAGCCCACCAGCGGGCTCGATCCGCTGGTCCAGCGAGAGTTCCTCCACCTCATCACCGACGCCAGAGACCGCGGCCAGACCGTGCTGCTCAGCTCGCATGTGCTCAGCGAGATCCAACAGACGGCTGATGCCGTCGCCGTCCTCAGCCAGGGGAAGGTGGTCGCTGAGGGTGATGTGGCATCCCTCAGGCTCGGTGCGATCCGGCGGGTGCGGGTAGGTCTCGCCGCGACGAACGAGACAGTGATCCGTGAACAGCTCGGTGCGCTGCCACACATCTCGGAGCTGGACGTACGCGGCGAGACGGACACTGTCCGGGTGAGCGCCACCGTCGAGGGCGACATCGACCCTCTGGTGAAGGTGCTCGCGCGGCACCGGGTCATCGACCTCGCGATCGAGGAGCCCGACCTGGAGGAATCCGTGCTGAGGCTCTACGGCGAGTCCTCCCGTCCAGAGGCGGGTGAGCGCGATGCGTGA
- a CDS encoding ABC transporter permease subunit translates to MRDALPIFRRALRESWRGTLGWTIGVAAVLFMYLPLFPSIGGNGQMQQIIDSLPPELVGALGYDQIGTGAGYAQGTFYGLIGFLLLTIAATAWGAGAIAGAEESGRLELDLAHGVGRVGYALESAAAILVRLVWLGVFAGAVVALLNDSAQLDIEPIRIVDATVVFVGLTVLAGSSALFVGALFGRRSWGIAAGAGIAIAGYAFNAIANQVEAAEWLRTISPYSWAFHQPPLVEGLSPSGAVALWALSLVLIAGSGWALRRRDVIG, encoded by the coding sequence ATGCGTGATGCGCTTCCAATCTTCCGGCGTGCGCTCCGCGAGAGCTGGCGCGGAACGCTGGGCTGGACCATCGGCGTCGCCGCGGTGCTGTTCATGTATCTGCCGCTCTTCCCCAGCATCGGCGGCAACGGGCAGATGCAGCAGATCATCGACAGCCTGCCTCCCGAGTTGGTGGGAGCGCTCGGCTATGACCAGATCGGCACCGGTGCCGGATACGCGCAGGGCACCTTCTACGGTCTCATCGGATTCCTCCTGCTGACCATCGCCGCCACGGCCTGGGGCGCGGGCGCCATCGCCGGAGCCGAGGAATCCGGGCGTCTCGAGCTGGACCTGGCTCACGGTGTGGGCCGTGTGGGATACGCGCTGGAGTCCGCCGCCGCCATCCTGGTCCGGCTCGTCTGGCTCGGTGTGTTCGCGGGCGCTGTGGTCGCCCTGCTCAACGATTCCGCTCAACTCGACATCGAACCGATCCGCATCGTCGACGCCACCGTCGTCTTCGTCGGACTCACCGTGCTCGCGGGGAGCAGCGCGCTCTTCGTGGGTGCGCTCTTCGGTCGCCGTTCCTGGGGAATCGCTGCCGGCGCAGGCATCGCTATCGCCGGGTACGCCTTCAACGCGATCGCGAACCAGGTCGAGGCGGCGGAATGGCTGCGGACGATCTCCCCCTACTCCTGGGCCTTCCATCAGCCTCCCCTCGTGGAGGGACTCAGCCCGAGCGGCGCCGTCGCGCTCTGGGCGCTGAGTCTCGTGCTCATCGCGGGAAGCGGGTGGGCGCTGCGCCGCCGCGACGTGATCGGCTGA
- a CDS encoding aminoglycoside phosphotransferase family protein has protein sequence MAAASEEITSSLVRFLVSEQFPQWSELPVRPVEVQGWDNRTFRLGDRMTVRLPSADGYVAGLVREEQSLAILGSSFGVAIPRVVATGVPSAAFNRPWSVREWIEGHTLAAVETRERNSAISSLGDALKALQDCDTVGGPWAGSASAYRGCHVSAVGEEVQGRLPLLDRRRAEGCRALWDAAVATVWTGPPVWVHGDVAPGNMLFDSSGRLAALIDFGQTCVGDPACDLAFAWLSCSSPERDRLRDRLELPGDAWLRGAAWALWKALISSSEEVLAKYGRSRDAVLSDVADLTTA, from the coding sequence ATGGCCGCCGCTTCCGAAGAGATCACTTCTTCCTTGGTTCGCTTTCTCGTATCGGAGCAGTTTCCTCAGTGGTCGGAGTTGCCGGTCCGCCCGGTGGAGGTTCAGGGGTGGGACAACCGCACCTTCCGGCTGGGCGACCGGATGACTGTCCGCCTCCCGAGCGCTGACGGCTACGTCGCCGGCCTGGTCCGGGAGGAGCAATCCCTCGCGATCCTCGGATCGAGCTTTGGCGTCGCGATCCCCCGGGTAGTGGCGACAGGGGTCCCCTCGGCGGCATTCAACCGACCTTGGTCCGTTCGCGAGTGGATCGAGGGGCACACTCTGGCCGCGGTTGAGACGCGCGAGCGGAACAGCGCCATCAGCAGTTTGGGTGATGCCCTGAAGGCGTTGCAGGACTGCGACACGGTCGGAGGCCCGTGGGCGGGAAGCGCATCTGCTTACCGCGGCTGCCACGTCAGTGCGGTCGGCGAGGAGGTGCAGGGCCGGCTCCCGCTGCTGGACAGACGTCGCGCTGAGGGATGTCGGGCGCTCTGGGATGCGGCCGTGGCCACGGTGTGGACCGGGCCGCCGGTGTGGGTTCATGGCGATGTCGCGCCGGGCAACATGTTGTTCGACAGCAGCGGCCGATTGGCGGCGCTCATCGACTTCGGCCAGACGTGCGTCGGGGACCCCGCCTGCGACCTCGCCTTCGCATGGTTGAGTTGCAGTTCTCCCGAACGTGATCGACTGCGCGACCGGCTGGAGCTGCCGGGGGATGCATGGTTGCGAGGAGCCGCCTGGGCGCTGTGGAAGGCCCTCATCAGTTCCTCCGAAGAGGTGCTTGCCAAATACGGGCGCTCACGTGATGCCGTGCTGAGCGACGTGGCCGACCTGACGACGGCATGA
- a CDS encoding MarR family winged helix-turn-helix transcriptional regulator — MTDRQLALQAWEAMFRAQHELFGRMASDFDGAEITQAEYDVLLTVVRGRTTSARLRAITANSLISQPSVSRLIDRMVSRGLLTKASDPDDRRGAIVTATDAGARAFRTLAASHGRTIAQLMSSLDDGELATLLALTNKLRGN, encoded by the coding sequence ATGACCGACCGCCAGCTCGCCCTGCAGGCCTGGGAGGCTATGTTCCGCGCGCAGCACGAACTCTTCGGCCGGATGGCCTCCGACTTCGACGGCGCCGAGATCACCCAGGCCGAGTACGACGTACTGCTCACCGTGGTGCGCGGGCGCACCACATCCGCCCGCCTGCGCGCCATCACCGCGAACTCGCTGATCAGTCAGCCCAGCGTCTCGCGCCTGATCGATCGCATGGTGTCGCGCGGCCTCCTCACCAAGGCGTCCGACCCCGACGACCGCCGCGGCGCGATCGTGACCGCCACGGATGCCGGGGCGCGAGCCTTCCGCACTCTCGCCGCATCGCACGGCCGCACCATCGCGCAGCTGATGTCGTCACTCGATGACGGCGAACTCGCCACCCTGCTCGCGCTGACGAACAAGCTGCGCGGCAACTGA
- a CDS encoding SPFH domain-containing protein yields MEIAGAIGILIIIGIAVVAVIIIGLILLLFARSWIKVARADEALVISGRKQKVQRAIINADGSTSSEMAESPVTVIVNGKSLVNPITQRHEIISLRSRQVSLNAEAQSLDSVTLNVDGVAIVKIGSDPLYVRRAAERFASQDSAIEQFTTEQLEGALRGIVATLSVVELMRDRKKFSDQIAADVSQDLAEQGLILDSFQIKGITDKVGYIQSLGAPEIQAKRQSAEISQTNADRAINQKNIANNEANLVEQTALDTNTANANAGIGRARAEAEQAEHLARAQAEQAVLQQNAENRQAQLDADVKRVADAQRYEAETRAQAELFTREKAAEAAAIEQVKQAEARTRIAEQQAEADKARAAGEAAAAEAKATGEANALRAQADAEAQARRLRANAEADAIRAEGEARAAAVEAEAKAIASNQEAFLSQRVLETLPSIMAEFSKGYAAIGNVSIIGGSGEDGASSVVGSDNAIALRSVFDSVSAATGLDLAGIIQGQAVGRGIGTGVAQATDAASAASKPKAAKRPSTPPAPPAPPAPAAE; encoded by the coding sequence ATGGAGATCGCCGGAGCAATCGGCATCCTGATCATCATCGGCATCGCTGTCGTCGCCGTCATCATCATCGGACTGATCCTGCTGCTGTTCGCACGCAGCTGGATCAAGGTCGCGCGTGCCGACGAGGCCCTGGTGATCTCCGGGCGCAAGCAGAAGGTGCAGCGGGCGATCATCAACGCCGACGGCAGCACCAGCTCCGAGATGGCCGAATCGCCCGTGACGGTGATCGTCAACGGCAAGTCCCTGGTGAATCCGATCACGCAGCGCCACGAGATCATCTCGCTGCGCTCGCGTCAGGTGTCGCTCAACGCCGAGGCGCAGTCGCTCGACAGCGTCACCCTGAACGTCGACGGCGTCGCCATCGTGAAGATCGGCTCCGATCCGCTCTACGTGCGCCGCGCCGCCGAGCGCTTCGCCTCGCAGGACTCCGCGATCGAGCAGTTCACCACCGAGCAGCTCGAGGGCGCCCTGCGCGGCATCGTCGCGACGCTCTCCGTCGTCGAGCTCATGCGCGATCGCAAGAAGTTCTCGGATCAGATCGCCGCCGACGTCTCGCAGGATCTGGCCGAGCAGGGTCTCATCCTGGACTCGTTCCAGATCAAGGGCATCACCGACAAGGTCGGCTACATCCAGTCGCTCGGCGCCCCGGAGATCCAGGCGAAGCGTCAGTCCGCCGAGATCTCGCAGACCAACGCCGATCGCGCGATCAACCAGAAGAACATCGCCAACAACGAGGCGAACCTGGTCGAGCAGACCGCGCTCGACACCAACACGGCCAACGCCAACGCCGGCATCGGCCGCGCGCGCGCTGAGGCCGAGCAGGCCGAGCACCTCGCCCGCGCCCAGGCCGAGCAGGCCGTTCTGCAGCAGAACGCCGAGAACCGTCAGGCGCAGCTGGATGCCGACGTCAAGCGCGTCGCCGACGCGCAGCGGTACGAGGCTGAGACCCGTGCCCAGGCAGAGCTCTTCACCCGCGAGAAGGCGGCCGAAGCGGCCGCGATCGAGCAGGTCAAGCAGGCCGAAGCCCGCACCCGCATCGCCGAGCAGCAGGCCGAGGCTGACAAGGCCCGTGCCGCAGGTGAAGCGGCCGCCGCCGAGGCGAAGGCCACCGGTGAGGCCAACGCACTGCGCGCACAGGCAGACGCCGAAGCTCAGGCCCGCCGTCTGCGCGCCAACGCCGAGGCCGACGCCATCCGCGCCGAGGGTGAAGCCCGCGCCGCCGCCGTCGAGGCAGAGGCCAAGGCCATCGCCTCCAACCAGGAAGCATTCCTCTCGCAGCGCGTGCTCGAGACGCTCCCGTCGATCATGGCCGAGTTCTCCAAGGGTTACGCCGCGATCGGCAACGTGTCGATCATCGGCGGCTCCGGCGAGGACGGCGCCTCCAGCGTCGTCGGCAGCGACAACGCGATCGCGCTGCGTTCCGTGTTCGACAGCGTGAGCGCCGCCACCGGCCTCGACCTCGCCGGAATCATCCAGGGCCAGGCCGTCGGTCGCGGCATCGGCACCGGCGTCGCGCAGGCGACGGATGCAGCATCCGCTGCATCCAAGCCCAAGGCCGCGAAGCGTCCGTCGACGCCTCCCGCTCCCCCGGCTCCCCCGGCGCCCGCCGCCGAGTGA